A genomic stretch from Hirundo rustica isolate bHirRus1 chromosome 26, bHirRus1.pri.v3, whole genome shotgun sequence includes:
- the ZBTB7A gene encoding zinc finger and BTB domain-containing protein 7A produces the protein MAGGVDGPIGIPFPDHSSDILSSLNEQRNNGLLCDVVILVEGQEFPTHRSVLAACSQYFKKLFTSGLVVDQQNVYEIDFVSADALSALLEFAYTATLTVSTSNVNDILNAATLLEIPAVRDVCTDLLERKILAKNDQMDTVDQIDQRNHLRAKEYLEFFQSNPVNGHQGSFPWTNTELRDLQRLNFRGQEEEEESNCNGLDFYSQATPTERPKASDCDPDSNPAMWLDREDEEPVSGGMFSPSQNGHYSSRGLATPGEEEGGTPRGPLDPQEAGDSPSFIPTGTETEDDAREVDDLAASTLLQQMISSVGRQQLGDDDRKDEDGVMDYYLKYFGSSSEGDVYPSWSQKVEKKIRAKAFQKCPICEKVIQGAGKLPRHIRTHTGEKPYECNICNVRFTRQDKLKVHMRKHTGEKPYLCQQCGAAFAHNYDLKNHMRVHTGLRPYQCDSCCKTFVRSDHLHRHLKKDGCNGIPSRRGRKPRVREAGAMPPTPTGSAEDAAGAESQESEDAAQGTEQEQQQQQQQQHFEENSNNEAPGLNVAGGSDEGNAQGLS, from the exons ATGGCGGGTGGCGTGGACGGCCCCATAGGGATCCCGTTCCCGGATCACAGCAGCGACATCCTCAGCAGCCTGAACGAGCAGAGGAACAACGGGCTGCTGTGCGACGTGGTCATCCTGGTGGAAGGCCAGGAGTTCCCCACCCACCGCTCCGTCCTGGCGGCGTGCAGCCAGTACTTCAAGAAGCTCTTCACCTCAGGGTTAGTGGTGGACCAGCAGAACGTGTATGAGATAGACTTTGTGAGTGCGGACGCCCTGTCGGCGCTGCTGGAGTTCGCCTACACCGCGACCCTCACCGTCAGCACTTCCAACGTCAACGACATCCTCAACGCCGCCACGCTGCTGGAGATCCCGGCCGTCAGGGATGTCTGCACGGATCTCCTGGAGAGGAAGATTCTGGCCAAAAACGACCAGATGGATACAGTAGATCAAATTGATCAGAGGAACCATCTCAGAGCAAAAGAGTACCTGGAGTTCTTCCAGAGCAACCCCGTGAACGGCCACCAAGGCAGCTTTCCGTGGACCAACACAGAGTTGAGAGACCTTCAGAGACTGAACTTCCGAGgccaagaggaggaggaggagtcgAACTGCAACGGCCTGGACTTCTACTCGCAAGCCACCCCAACCGAAAGACCAAAGGCAAGTGACTGTGACCCCGACAGCAACCCGGCCATGTGGCTGGACCGCGAGGACGAGGAGCCGGTCAGCGGCGGGATGTTCTCCCCTTCCCAGAACGGACATTACAGCAGCCGTGGCTTGGCCACTCCCGGAGAAGAGGAGGGGGGAACCCCCAGGGGCCCTCTGGACCCGCAGGAAGCCGGGGACTCGCCCAGCTTCATCCCCACGGGCACGGAGACGGAGGACGATGCCAGGGAGGTGGATGACCTGGCCGccagcaccctgctccagcagatgatcAGCTCGGTGGGGCGGCAGCAGCTCGGCGACGACGACCGCAAGGACGAGGACGGGGTCATGGATTATTACTTGAAATATTTCGGCAGTTCCAGCGAGGGCGACGTGTACCCGTCCTGGTCCCAGAAGGTGGAGAAGAAGATCAGGGCGAAAGCATTCCAGAAGTGCCCCATCTGCGAGAAGGTGATCCAGGGCGCCGGGAAGCTGCCGCGCCACATCCGCACCCACACCGGGGAGAAACCCTACGAGTGCAACATCTGCAACGTCCGATTCACCAG GCAGGACAAGCTGAAGGTGCACATGCGGAAGCACACGGGCGAGAAGCCCTACCTGTGCCAGCAGTGCGGCGCCGCCTTCGCCCACAACTACGACTTGAAGAACCACATGCGGGTGCACACGGGGCTGCGGCCGTACCAGTGCGACAGCTGCTGCAAGACTTTCGTCCGCTCCGACCACCTGCACAGGCACCTTAAAAAAGATGGATGCAACGGGATCCCGTCGCGGCGGGGCCGCAAGCCCAGGGTGAGGGAGGCCGGGGCGATGCCGCCCACGCCCACGGGCAGCGCCGAGGACGCGGCCGGAGCCGAGAGCCAGGAGTCGGAGGATGCGGCGCAGGGCacggagcaggagcagcagcagcagcagcagcagcagcactttgaGGAGAATTCCAATAACGAAGCGCCGGGATTGAATGTAGCAGGAGGGTCGGATGAGGGTAACGCGCAAGGACTCtcctaa